The Dioscorea cayenensis subsp. rotundata cultivar TDr96_F1 chromosome 16, TDr96_F1_v2_PseudoChromosome.rev07_lg8_w22 25.fasta, whole genome shotgun sequence sequence CCACCAGATGAAGAATGGGAAAAGGCTAAGGAGATTTGTGAAAGATTGAAGATGTTTCACAGTGTGACCGAGTTGTTTTTAGCGACCAAGTATCCTACAGCAAACCTATATTTTCCTAAGATTTGTCAGATTAGCATTGCTTTGGCAAATTGTGTTAGTTGTGGGATTGACTATATTGAATTAATGGCATTGAGAATGAAGTCAAAATTTGAAAAGTATTGGAACAAAATTCATGGTATTATAGGTGTGACAATGGTTTTGGACCCCAGATTCAAGTTGATGTTGTTCGAAATATATTTTCCCATTATATATGGTGAGAATAAAGCAAAAgatgaaattcaaaaaattcgAACTCTTTGTTATGATTTGGTGGGAGAATATTCTTCTAAAGCAAATTTGAATGAATCTAGTGGGTTTATGGATAATTCTTCACAACTATTggccaatgatgatgatgatgcagaATTTATCAATAATTATCAATTGTTTGTTGCTTTTCTTGGGTGTCAAATGGAGAATGTGAAGTCAGAGTTGGACAATTATTTGGAAGAGTCTATATTGCCAATGAAAGCCGATTTCGATATTTTGAGTTGGTGGAAAAATGCATTGAAGTATCCTACTTTACAATTAATTGCGAGAGGTATTTTGGCAATTACTGTGTCTACCGTGGCTTCATAATCGGCTTTTAACACAAGTGGAAGATTCATAAATCCACATCGTAGTAGACTTCACCCAAACACAATAGAAGCATTGATGTGCACACAAGATTGGTTGAAaggtattattaatattattacttaaatttatttctattaagTTAATGCTATTTGTGAAAAAAttgcttttttatttatgtatttatttatttttgaagatttatgtttatgGTCAACAATTCAAGCTATTTGTTCTAcatttgatgaagaggaggatgaaaatgatgagataaatatgattttatataaaattttatctttaattttgatgttatttataattttattatatatttacaattttgtttattattgaagGAGGAGTTATCATGTCAAGATGCTAGTGGTAGTGGAATCggattctcaatataaatgatttggagaaagaagaaacaaattgatggaagCATGAGATTATCGTGCTAgttttgcattatgaattttattaatggatttgtaattttaatttagttttaaactttatgttatttttattacttaatttgtaccttaatgttgttgttttatcatacattatattatgacttgttgtgagaaatattttgtgtgaatttttattttatatatgatgtgtgtatgttgtaaaaaaactttggttgagaattttaattttatttcatcatacattataatttttattctcaattgtatatagcatctttagcatatgtgtaacataaatgcattagaaatattatagttatttacagGAAATTcttctttgcatttttttagtttagtgtttaagTATAAcccaaatgaaattttttaatggcttttgattataatttttgtattaatgttttgggtggggcggggatccccgcAGGGGAGTGAGCAGGAGGAGGGGGATTTTTTCCCCCAGGGAATTTTAAACCAGGGAATCCCCGCCCCCTGGAGAGCGGGGATGGGAATgaggatcccattccccgccccgccccacttCCTTTCCTAATTATGAAAGTATCAAATGCAattaagataagaaaaaaatgtaGGGAACTCATTAGAAGAAGTATCAAATGCTATTAAGATTGTaggaaacaaacaaaaaaaattgcaatcacTTACTTAATATCGAACAAGGTAAATTCACAacttcacaataaaaaaaattgcaatttaGAGAAAATACCATCCAACGAATTTTTGCATATAGAACAAACAAATTAGGCTTACTTatgctttgatttttcttaagATAATACATGAATGATCTCACAATACAGGACAATCAAATTAGTATTAATTGTGATAATCTTGTCtgattttgtcttttttttagcTTGTCCAAATAATAAACACTAACataatcaagaaaacaaaagctaTTTACTACAACTTATATGTGCAAGCATCTGCTTATTCTCAACAAGGAAAATCCACAACATCACAACATTTGACATAATCTAGCAATATCAACATTCAAAACAATCAAATTACATTTAGCAATATCAACAGtcaaaacaatcaaattaatcTTAATAGTGATTGATTTGCATTAAGATAATCCATGAGTGCTCCCTTAATGCAGAACAATCAAATTAATCTTAATTATGATAATCTTCactaaatatttgttttttagctTGTGCAAATAACATGTACTAACACAATTCAGAAAATAGAAATCATTTACTGCAGCTATTATGTGTATGCATAAATTTTGCACTAACATTATATGTGCAAGCATTACCTACTTATTCTCTAACAAGGAAAAtccacaacaacaaaacattTGACACATCTAGGTCAAAAAAAGGGGGAATTACACTCCCTAATATGATACATTACTTAAaccacaaagataaaaaaattacaggTGCAATAAAATTCCATCTAGCAATATCaacatatagaataaaaaaattagtcttatttatgatttgattttcaTGAAGATAATCCATGAATGCTCTAGTAATACAGAACAATCAAATTACATGAACCGCAACATTTGAACATATATAGgtaaaaaagataacaaaaaacTACTCTCTCTAAGATGATACATCACAAGAAGCACACAAATTAAAAAGCTGCATCTGAGGTAAACTATCATCCAACGATACAAATGTAGATGTAAcataaaatacacaaaaagaaagacaacAAATATCATTCAATATTTGCTTCTTTCCCAACACAACACAAAGATATTTCATCAGTGCAAAACATACAAGTAAACAAAAGACAATAAGAGCCCTAATATATTTTTGTGAGAAAAGAAGTATTTTTCATGGGGTTCTATCATCAATCTCTAAATACATAACAAACTAAACTATTTATGTGCACAAAGAAGCATCTTCCATGGGGGGTTGAGAGTGAAAAACTTTACGAAGAAGAATTGTGAAGGAGATCAATACTTGATGATTCGTAACTCTTTTCTAAGGAAACTGGAATGCCTTTGGCACAATCACGGAAATTCCTTGTGATACTTGAAGGAAGGATCCAAAACCCTATCAATCTTCATCTAAAAAGGAAAATCTTAGTTGTCTAAAGGTTGATGACAATC is a genomic window containing:
- the LOC120278588 gene encoding zinc finger BED domain-containing protein RICESLEEPER 1-like; amino-acid sequence: MTDGMLGDIISAIQACHGDEQWAATGPCTQRRDQYPKHDRRHYLADEEWEKAKEICERLKMFHSVTELFLATKYPTANLYFPKICQISIALANCVSCGIDYIELMALRMKSKFEKYWNKIHGIIGVTMVLDPRFKLMLFEIYFPIIYGENKAKDEIQKIRTLCYDLVGEYSSKANLNESSGFMDNSSQLLANDDDDAEFINNYQLFVAFLGCQMENVKSELDNYLEESILPMKADFDILSWWKNALKYPTLQLIARGILAITVSTVAS